From a single Seriola aureovittata isolate HTS-2021-v1 ecotype China chromosome 18, ASM2101889v1, whole genome shotgun sequence genomic region:
- the crkl gene encoding crk-like protein, with protein MSARFDSSDRSAWYFGPVSRQEAQNRLQGQRHGMFLVRDSSTCPGDYVLSVSENSKVSHYIINSLPSKRFKIGDQEFDHLPALLEFYKIHYLDTTTLIEPAPRYPSTVSPPIQPMGGPEENLEYVRTLYDFTGSDAEDLPFKKGEILIILEKPEEQWWSAKSKEGRIGMIPVPYVEKVVRPSPHPGQPSHGSRNSNSYGIPEPSHALVHAYAQPQTPSPLPPGTPGAVIAPLPSMQNGPVMAKAIQRRVPCAYDKTALALEVGDIVKVTRMNISGQWEGEVNGRRGLFPFTHVKIIDPQNPDESD; from the exons ATGTCTGCTCGGTTTGATTCGTCTGATCGGTCCGCCTGGTATTTTGGACCCGTGTCACGACAGGAGGCACAGAATAGGTTACAAGGACAGAGACATGGCATGTTTCTTGTTCGAGACTCGTCGACCTGCCCTGGTGACTACGTGCTGTCAGTGTCTGAAAACTCCAAAGTGTCTCACTATATAATCAACTCCTTGCCGAGCAAGAGGTTTAAGATAGGCGACCAAGAATTTGATCACCTCCCTGCTCTCCTGGAGTTCTACAAAATCCACTACCTGGATACGACCACTCTGATAGAGCCAGCACCCAG GTACCCAAGCACAGTGAGTCCTCCGATCCAGCCCATGGGTGGCCCAGAGGAGAACCTGGAGTATGTGCGGACTCTATACGACTTCACTGGAAGCGATGCAGAGGATCTTCCATTCAAGAAGGGGGAGATCCTTATCATCCTAGAGAAGCCAGAGGAGCAGTGGTGGAGTGCCAAGAGTAAAGAGGGGCGTATCGGGATGATCCCTGTGCCCTACGTTGAGAAAGTGGTACGACCTTCACCCCACCCTGGCCAGCCTTCCCATGGATCTCGCAACTCCAACAGCTATGGGATTCCTGAGCCTTCCCACGCCCTTGTCCACGCCTATGCTCAGCCCCAGACACCTTCACCATTGCCCCCAGGCACACCTGGAGCAGTTATCGCCCCTTTACCGTCCATGCAGAATGGCCCAGTCATGGCAAAGGCCATTCAAAGACGAGTGCCATGTGCATATGATAAAACAGCTCTAGCTCTAGAG GTTGGTGATATCGTCAAGGTTACACGGATGAACATCAGCGGTCAGTGGGAAGGAGAGGTGAACGGACGGCGGGGTCTCTTTCCATTCACCCATGTCAAAATCATAGACCCCCAGAATCCGGATGAGAGTGACTGA
- the si:ch211-222n4.2 gene encoding uncharacterized protein si:ch211-222n4.2 isoform X1: MSSNNLPPVRHLPHWTRVGRLGKPCSPRRLPAQRLQPLPVVPAVDRGVGRTAELSCHSDMDPRVASMQRNIQFLQQQHKETLERLHAEIEYLRRENKDLQYKIIMEPPKSSRKGPTHSRRGVRPPTQGSEACSGLYLEEPLQDMRPSQDQALSIGEGSEILGSAREDHGPEVKGGLITSLQPLRIHSGPSHPPRAPTLQECEVIIRQLYNANSLQSQEIIRVKALLRDIVLSKKITPENYILTKAYLVDANLLRRRNFQNLVFKHIQKKRQDPLSLVWSSQPSSRASAQPLQKDRGGLVLCRETVSKGRCSDKIKTTRALATATSGLGFS, encoded by the exons ATGTCAAGTAACAACCTCCCACCGGTGCGCCATTTGCCGCACTGGACCCGAGTTGGGCGTCTCGGGAAACCTTGCTCTCCACGACGTTTACCGGCGCAACGACTGCAGCCGTTGCCTGTTGTCCCGGCAGTGGACAGAGGAGTGGGGAGAACAGCAGAGCTGTCCTGTCACAGCGACATGGACCCCCGCGTCGCATCAATGCAGAGGAATATCCAATtcctgcagcaacaacacaagGAAACTCTTGAGAGGCTCCATGCAGAGATAGAATATCTCAGACGGGAGAATAAAG ATTTGCAGTATAAAATCATAATGGAGCCTCCAAAGTCAAGTAGAAAAG GACCGACACACAGTCGACGAGGTGTTAGACCGCCCACTCAGGGAAGTGAAGCTTGTAGCGGACTCTACCTGGAGGAGCCGCTGCAGGACATGCGACCCTCACAGGACCAGGCATTAAG CATTGGAGAGGGAAGCGAAATTCTGGGATCTGCCAGGGAGGACCATGGCCCAGAGGTGAAGGGGGGGCTCATCACTTCATTACAGCCTCTACGAATTCACAGCGGTCCCTCCCATCCACCGCGCGCTCCGACACTACAGGAGTGTGAGGTTATCATCCGGCAGCTCTACAATGCAAACAGTTTACAGTCTCAGGAA ATTATACGTGTGAAGGCATTGCTGAGGGATATAGTCTTGAGTAAGAAAATCACCCCAGAAAACTACATTTTGACCAAGGCCTACCTTGTTGATG CAAATCTTTTGAGGAGAAGAAATTTCCAAAACTTGGTCTTCAAACATATCCAGAAAAAAC GTCAGGACCCTCTCAGTCTGGTGTGGTCCTCCCAGCCCTCAAGCAGAGCCTCAGCTCAACCAttgcagaaagacagaggagggcTCGTGCTGTGCAGAGAGACCGTTTCAAAAGGACGATGCAGTGACAAGATCAAAACTACCAGAGCGTTAGCCACAGCCACCTCAGGGCTGGGGTTTTCGTGA
- the si:ch211-222n4.2 gene encoding coiled-coil domain-containing protein 74B isoform X2 translates to MSSNNLPPVRHLPHWTRVGRLGKPCSPRRLPAQRLQPLPVVPAVDRGVGRTAELSCHSDMDPRVASMQRNIQFLQQQHKETLERLHAEIEYLRRENKDLQYKIIMEPPKSSRKGPTHSRRGVRPPTQGSEACSGLYLEEPLQDMRPSQDQALSIGEGSEILGSAREDHGPEVKGGLITSLQPLRIHSGPSHPPRAPTLQECEVIIRQLYNANSLQSQEIIRVKALLRDIVLSKKITPENYILTKAYLVDGTRKSFEEKKFPKLGLQTYPEKTSGPSQSGVVLPALKQSLSSTIAERQRRARAVQRDRFKRTMQ, encoded by the exons ATGTCAAGTAACAACCTCCCACCGGTGCGCCATTTGCCGCACTGGACCCGAGTTGGGCGTCTCGGGAAACCTTGCTCTCCACGACGTTTACCGGCGCAACGACTGCAGCCGTTGCCTGTTGTCCCGGCAGTGGACAGAGGAGTGGGGAGAACAGCAGAGCTGTCCTGTCACAGCGACATGGACCCCCGCGTCGCATCAATGCAGAGGAATATCCAATtcctgcagcaacaacacaagGAAACTCTTGAGAGGCTCCATGCAGAGATAGAATATCTCAGACGGGAGAATAAAG ATTTGCAGTATAAAATCATAATGGAGCCTCCAAAGTCAAGTAGAAAAG GACCGACACACAGTCGACGAGGTGTTAGACCGCCCACTCAGGGAAGTGAAGCTTGTAGCGGACTCTACCTGGAGGAGCCGCTGCAGGACATGCGACCCTCACAGGACCAGGCATTAAG CATTGGAGAGGGAAGCGAAATTCTGGGATCTGCCAGGGAGGACCATGGCCCAGAGGTGAAGGGGGGGCTCATCACTTCATTACAGCCTCTACGAATTCACAGCGGTCCCTCCCATCCACCGCGCGCTCCGACACTACAGGAGTGTGAGGTTATCATCCGGCAGCTCTACAATGCAAACAGTTTACAGTCTCAGGAA ATTATACGTGTGAAGGCATTGCTGAGGGATATAGTCTTGAGTAAGAAAATCACCCCAGAAAACTACATTTTGACCAAGGCCTACCTTGTTGATGGTACTCG CAAATCTTTTGAGGAGAAGAAATTTCCAAAACTTGGTCTTCAAACATATCCAGAAAAAAC GTCAGGACCCTCTCAGTCTGGTGTGGTCCTCCCAGCCCTCAAGCAGAGCCTCAGCTCAACCAttgcagaaagacagaggagggcTCGTGCTGTGCAGAGAGACCGTTTCAAAAGGACGATGCAGTGA
- the ulk1b gene encoding serine/threonine-protein kinase ULK1, producing METVGKFEFSRKDLIGHGAFAVVFKGRHREKHDWEVAVKCINKKNLAKSQTLLGKEIKILKELKHENIVALLDFQETASSVYLVMEYCNGGDLADYLHSKGTLSEDTIRVFLQQIAGAMRVLQAKGIIHRDLKPQNILLSYPPGRKSHSNNTCIKIADFGFARYLQNNMMAATLCGSPMYMAPEVIMSQNYDAKADLWSIGTIVFQCLTGKAPFQASSPQELRLFYEKNKNLSPNIPRETSSHLRHLLLGLLQRNHKDRMDFDEFFGHSFLEASSSMKKITPTVTMTCFPSSASASSCSSSSTSHLASPPQSLAEVQHLRAKALASPTQEATGFLLKDSSGGGGSSKNSSSCDTDDFVMVPAHFTTGELTCESKVLQDSLMNSGSLLASAGLCSQAKTPPHSPSYSGSPSPVRPSEFSGSNYGGNYGNHGQSLPIPVPTQVQNYQRMEQNLHSTKQDGSPRLSTPVRRCSSGSSLGFARTGPSPSYGQGAVTATRRLSLGGGRTFQLSPLAPQLTEPRPTSQQHPQTTGLGTRLHSAPCLLECVSGGGRQKIRKQYSDPVVAPSSGLMTVRPLHSSPRLSELMQRSPLPTILGSPSRTIPPFEFPKPPSSPNLVTFLTQQGLVIGSPGSRTALTEPREPGQQAPTQVAQPAHCIHRLNDDTRSFGRSQSAGRLSDMLLMAAFGPGGPVGERGSTENLTSEKAIEITAPPGAGVGLAPGSSSPAQVVFTVGSPPSGSTPPQTSRQRKYSGSFTSVSPAGSFTSRYPQTGTYLDGFEAPSSPRYSFTDPITANMGGPVTFEAPELPEETLMEQEHTDMVQNLRFTLDFARCLMEVAGARGAAVLGEQVDISHPSLLQQHSLVADQISSLSREWSHAEQLVLYLKTAELLSTALHTAMERVKQGKLYPSSTVKQVVRRLNELYKSSVASCRSLSTRLERFFSRKHRLMDQITSITAERLLFSHTVQMVQAAALDEMFHQGEASVLRYHKALLLMEGLSLLLTEQDDILSVSKCKECIERRLTALQSGLCV from the exons GAAACTGCCAGCTCAGTGTACCTGGTAATGGAG TACTGCAATGGGGGTGACCTTGCTGACTACTTACACT CCAAAGGCACACTGAGTGAGGACACTATCCGGGTTTTCCTGCAGCAGATTGCAGGGGCCATGAGGGTCCTACAGGCCAAAGGCATAATCCACAGGGACCTCAAACCCCAGAATATTCTGCTCTCCTACCCACCAGGACGCAAGTCGCACTCCAACAACACCTGCATCAAGATTG CGGACTTTGGCTTTGCCAGGTACCTTCAGAACAACATGATGGCGGCAACACTCTGTGGGTCCCCAATGTACATG GCTCCTGAGGTCATTATGTCCCAAAACTATGATGCCAAGGCTGACTTGTGGAGTATAGGAACCATAGTGTTTCAGTGCCTGACTGGAAAGGCTCCTTTTCAG GCTAGCAGTCCCCAGGAGCTCCGGCTGTtctatgaaaaaaacaagaatctCAGCCCCAA cATCCCCAGGGAGACTTCAAGCCATTTGAGGCACCTGCTGCTGGGACTGCTGCAGCGCAACCACAAGGACCGCATGGACTTTG ATGAGTTTTTTGGTCATTCTTTCCTGGAGGCTAGCTCATCAATGAAAAAGA TAACTCCAACTGTGACCATGACCTGCTTCCCAAGCTCTGCATCAGCCAGCTCTTGTAGCAGCTCTTCCACATCTCATCTCGCCTCACCACCg CAGTCTCTTGCTGAGGTTCAGCATTTGCGTGCCAAAGCTCTGGCCTCTCCTACCCAGGAGGCCACTGGTTTTCTCCTCAAGGACTCGTCTGGAGGGGGCGGCAGCAGCAAgaactcctcctcctgtgaCACAGATGACTTTGTCATGGTGCCTGCTCACTTCACGA CAGGTGAGCTGACATGTGAGAGTAAAGTGCTGCAGGACAGCCTGATGAACAGTGG CTCTCTTCTGGCATCTGCTGGTCTGTGTAGCCAAGCCAAAACACCCCCACACTCACCTTCCTACAGTGGCTCTCCAAGTCCTGTCAG GCCCAGTGAGTTCTCGGGAAGTAACTACGGTGGTAACTATGGAAACCATGGTCAGTCATTGCCTATTCCAGTCCCCACTCAGGTCCAGAACTACCAGCGCATGGAGCAGAATCTCCACTCTACCAAACAGGATGGCTCACCACG GCTGTCGACACCGGTGCGTCGTTGCAGCAGTGGGAGCTCGTTGGGCTTTGCTCGGACTGGACCTTCACCATCCTACGGGCAGGGAGCAGTCACCGCCACCCGCAGGCTCTCCCTGGGAGGTGGCAGAACTTTCCAGCTCTCGCCTCTAG CTCCTCAGCTCACTGAACCCCGGCCGACTTCTCAGCAACACCCACAGACGACAGGACTAGGCACACGGCTCCACAGTGCCCCCTGTCTGTTGGAGTGTGTCAGTGGTGGCGGGAGGCAGAAGATCAGGAAGCAGTACTCGGACCCTGTGGTTGCCCCCTCATCAGGCCTGATGACTGTTCGCCCCCTACACTCTTCCCCCAGATTGAGTGAACTGATGCAGCGCAGCCCCCTCCCCACCATCCTGGGCTCCCCTTCCAGG ACCATCCCTCCATTTGAATTCCCTAAGCCTCCCAGCTCTCCAAACCTTGTGACCTTCCTGACACAGCAGGGTTTGGTCATCGGCTCTCCTGGCAGCAGGACTGCCCTGACAGAGCCCAGAGAGCCAGGACAACAAGCACCTACGCAGGTCGCCCAGCCTGCACACTGCATCCACAGACTGAATGATGATACCAGGAGCTTCGGAAG GTCTCAGAGTGCTGGTCGtctgtctgacatgctgctgatgGCTGCGTTTGGACCAGGTGGACCTGTGGGTGAAAGAGGCAGCACAGAGAACCTGACCTCTGAAAAAGCCATAGAAATAACAG CACCCCCAGGTGCTGGGGTAGGTCTTGCACCTGGATCCAGCAGCCCAGCACAAGTGGTTTTCACTGTGGGCTCTCCTCCCAGTGGCAGCACCCCACCTCAAACCTCCAGACAGAGGAAATACTCag GCTCCTTCACTTCAGTCAGCCCTGCAGGCTCCTTCACCAGCCGGTACCCCCAGACAGGCACCTATCTGGATGGTTTCGAGGCTCCTTCCAGTCCTCGTTACAGTTTCACTGATCCTATCACAGCCAACATGGGAGGCCCCGTAACCTTTGAGGCTCCTGAGCTGCCTGAGGAGACACTGATGGAG CAGGAGCATACAGACATGGTGCAAAACCTGCGTTTCACGTTGGATTTTGCACGTTGTCTAATGGAAGTGGCCGGGGCCCGTGGTGCTGCGGTGTTGGGGGAGCAGGTGGACATttctcatccctccctccttcagcAGCATAGCCTGGTAGCAGATCAAATAAGCTCACTGAGCCGAGAGTGGAG TCATGCAGAACAGCTGGTTCTTTACCTTAAGACTGCAGAACTCTTGTCGACTGCCTTACACACAGCCATGGAGCGAGTTAAACAGGGCAAACTCTACCCATCTTCAACAGTCAAACAAG TGGTGAGGAGGCTGAATGAGCTGTACAAATCCAGCGTGGCATCCTGTCGCTCACTCAGCACTCGTCTGGAGCGCTTTTTTTCCAGGAAGCACCGTCTTATGGACCAAATCACCTCCATCACAGCAGAGCGGCTGCTGTTCAGCCACACTGTGCAGATG GTTCAGGCTGCTGCGCTGGACGAGATGTTCCACCAGGGGGAAGCATCAGTCCTGCGCTACCATAAAGCTCTGCTGCTAATGGAGGGCttgtctctgctgctcactGAACAGGATGACATCCTCAGTGTTAGCAAAT GCAAGGAGTGCATTGAACGCCGCCTCACAGCTTTGCAGTCAGGACTCTGTGTTTAA